The following proteins are encoded in a genomic region of Glycine max cultivar Williams 82 chromosome 18, Glycine_max_v4.0, whole genome shotgun sequence:
- the LOC100791777 gene encoding uncharacterized protein, with protein MADHSDSSPLVPPLPLADPSEIDLEAGPSEQIQCRICLETDGRDFIAPCKCKGTSKYVHRECLDHWRAIKEGFAFAHCTTCKAPYHLRVHVAADRKWRTLKFRFFVTRDILFIFLSVQLVIASLAYLVYLIDGYQQYWLRLLWGFDSEMSFYYICGALLFFALLGLSGCFITCYDRRVRNDLAQPCRELCLCCCQPGVCADCHLPGTLCMWTDCTTCFESCGTMATECGGCLGGAGEAGLPLLFIMALIVLGLFTVIGIFYSVLVATMVGQRIWQRHYHILAKRMLTKEYVVEDVDGELTGSDWSPPALPPEHIQQLKTLGLL; from the exons ATGGCCGATCACTCAGATTCTTCTCCTCTTGTTCCTCCCCTTCCCCTCGCTGACCCTTCCGAGATCGACCTCGAAGCCGGTCCCTCCGAACAAATCCAGTGCCGAATTTGTCTCGAAACTGACG GTAGAGATTTCATAGCCCCTTGTAAGTGCAAAGGTACATCAAAATATGTGCATCGAGAATGTTTGGATCATTGGCGAGCAATTAAG GAAGGGTTTGCCTTTGCTCACTGCACTACGTGCAAGGCTCCTTATCATTTGCGTGTTCATGTTGCCGCTGATAGGAAATGGCGTACCCTGAAATTTCGGTTTTTTGTCACCagagatattttgtttatttttctgtcTGTCCAGCTT GTCATTGCTTCACTGGCATATTTGGTTTATCTAATAGATGGTTACCAGCAATATTGGCTTCGTCTTCTCTGGGGTTTTGATAGTGAAATGAGCTTTTACTATATATGTG GAGCTCTATTGTTTTTCGCCTTGCTTGGCCTTTCTGGGTGCTTCATTACCTGCTATGATCGAAGAGTACGCAATGATTTAGCTCAGCCTTGTAGAGAACTATGTCTTTGTTGCTGTCAACCTGG AGTTTGTGCAGACTGTCATTTGCCAGGCACTCTTTGTATGTGGACTGATTGCACCACATGCTTTGAGAGTTGTGGAACCATGGCAACTGAATGTGGTGGTTGTTTGGGGGGTGCTGGGGAAGCAGGGCTACCATTATTATTCATTATGGCTTTGATTGTTCTGGGACTTTTTACTGTAATTGGGATATTCTACAGTGTATTGGTTGCTACCATGGTAGGTCAACGGATATGGCAACGTCATTATCACATACTTGCAAAAAGGATGTTAACAAAG GAGTATGTGGTTGAAGATGTTGATGGAGAGTTGACAGGATCGGATTGGTCTCCCCCGGCTCTTCCACCCGAGCATATTCAACAGTTGAAAACATTAGGCCTACTATGA
- the LOC100792830 gene encoding uncharacterized protein, translated as MSDIAMLVAEEYERRTMNFKKAGAVQERNLNVVSCASLLVLKEKIEVQKKELVKWVLEPKTQFAIAASNSFFSA; from the coding sequence ATGTCTGATATTGCTATGTTGGTAGCAGAAGAATATGAGAGGAGGACAATGAATTTTAAGAAGGCTGGCGCTGTACAAGAGAGGAACTTGAACGTGGTTTCTTGTGCTTCTTTGTTGGTTCTGAAGGAGAAGATTGAGGTGCAGAAGAAGGAGCTTGTCAAGTGGGTTTTGGAACCCAAAACCCAATTTGCAATTGCTGCTTCTAACAGTTTCTTTTCTGCTTGA
- the LOC102668078 gene encoding probable E3 ubiquitin-protein ligase XERICO — translation MKPLSKLLNKLCGKMIMLLASLLIELIILIQKLRESRPISTRQYIKLIEKKNPTICYTKRFNLKAEHATECRVCLSEFEQGEKLRKLKCQHTFHRDCLDKWLQQYWATCPLCRKQVLPDDVVFKHRQHQNQPEAASNGNHDNLLYLFSAFRGGNT, via the coding sequence ATGAAACCTCTCTCTAAGCTCTTAAACAAGCTTTGTGGGAAAATGATAATGCTATTAGCATCCCTTCTAATAGAGCTTATCATTCTCATTCAGAAGCTAAGGGAATCACGTCCCATCAGCACCCGCCAATACATCAAACTCATCGAGAAGAAGAACCCCACAATTTGCTACACCAAAAGATTTAACTTGAAGGCAGAGCACGCTACAGAGTGCAGGGTATGCTTGTCCGAATTCGAGCAAGGGGAGAAGCTGAGGAAGCTCAAATGCCAACACACGTTTCATAGGGATTGTTTGGACAAGTGGTTGCAACAGTACTGGGCTACGTGCCCACTTTGTCGGAAACAGGTGTTGCCTGATGATGTTGTGTTCAAGCACCGTCAGCATCAGAATCAACCAGAGGCTGCTTCTAATGGGAATCATGACAATCTTCTCTATCTTTTTTCAGCATTTCGTGGTGGCAACACTTAA